The Candidatus Dependentiae bacterium genomic interval CGGGACCAGTCACCATTGTTTAAATCAAATGAGCGACGTTCATTAGCTTCAAAAAAGTGAAGATATTTAACATCAGCCATTAAAACCATGTTGCTGTTGCAAACTTTAGGTAGGGTATAATCCCCATTAAAACCAAAACCAAGCGCGCCATGTTTGCTGCCTACGGTAGGTTCAAAAAGATGACGATCATGTCTTCTATGTCCTGTAGGAATGCCACCCACTAAATAAATACTTGCATGATCTTGATTACAAAAAAAGTAGTCATATCCTAGTTTAACTTGTATATCGTCTAGGCCGTGACGTTTAAGTTTGCATCCAGCTAGTCTACCAAAATGTAAGTCTTGATTGTTAAGAGCTTGATGAGCATCACTAAAGCCACTAATGGTGCCATAAGTTGTTCTATTAAACTCACGTAAATGCAGATCATGTTCAACGCCTAGAATAGCGCTATTAATGCTCAACCACGAGTTTGAAAGCAAGCAATCAAGATTAGTATACAGATTTACGACTGCACCATACACACGGCGTTTAGGGCATATGCGTACATCAGAACTATAATCTGTTCCTTTAGGACCAATTAGATTAAGCCATAAAGAATCAATATCTCCTGTACCATCTTCACGTATACTTACGCTGTTTTTCCCATTAGGTAAAAAATAGCGAGCAAGGCGACTTGATTTACGTGATTGTTGATAAAAGGGAGTAAGAGTGAACGTTCCCCAACCATTGCAACTGTTTTGAGCTGGATGATAGATTTGGTAGTTGTTTAATGCTAGTTCGTAGGTTGCATCATAGGTAATAGAACGTGAAGTAAAGGCAGTTTTAGCTTGTCCAAAACTTGTGCCTAATGAAAAAAGCAATCCTAGTGAAAAAAATATTTTATAGAAGTTCATTTAATAAGCTCCTGGCTTATAAGGTATTTTACAATACTTATACTCTGTTTTATGACATACTACAACAAATCTTTTTTAAAAGACAAGCTTTTGGGCGTAAAAACGAGATTTAGAAACACCAGCAAAAAAAATCCTCGGCGATTACCGAGGATAGAAAGATTAGTCGAGTTCAATACTGTCAGGTATTTTGCCCTCTTTAAATATAAGTACTTGTGTTACCATTTTAGCTGTTGCCTGATGAATCTGGAAGAGATAGTCTTTGTAAGCGATCCGTTCGCCTTTTTTAGGTAAATGCTGCAACTGCTCAGTTAAAAAGCCGCCAAGGGTAAGTGACCTTTGAGTTTCAATAGTTATATTAAGTACGGCGTTTAATTCTTCGAGCTCTATACGAGCGTCAACCAACCAGCCACCTGAATTGAGCGGCTTAATTTTTTCTTGAATTAACTCATATTCATCGCTTATTTCACCGACAATTTCTTCTATAACATCTTCCAGAGTTACCAGTCCTGCAATACCACCAAACTCGTTGATAGCCATGGCCATGTGCATCCGTTGATCCTTAAACTCTTTTAGAACTGAAAGCACTTTAGCACTTTCAGGCACAAACATTATAGGACGTACTATTTCGCTTAGAGGTTTAATTTCACCTTTTGATAAAAGCAGGAAAAAGTCTTTTTGATGTAATATACCAATAACGTTTTCTGAGTCACCTTCGTAGACAGGTAGTCGAGAAAACTGGTACTTAGAAAATAGTTCACGAGCTTCCTGAAAAGTCGTATGAGTACTAATGTAAATTATAGAAGTTTCAGGAACCATAATTTCGTGTATTTGCGTTGTGCCGAGCTCAAAAATACTTTTAAGCATAGAAGTTTTATGCCGCTCCATTAAACCCTTTTCATTGATATAATCAATCAAGAATTGGATCTCTTTTTCTGTTGCTAAAGCTTCACTATGATCATGATTTTCAGTTTCACCTACAGAGCGTACTACTGCTTGAGAAACATGCGATATTAACGTAACAAA includes:
- a CDS encoding HlyC/CorC family transporter; translation: MEPPVDSSFYSTVFFLLLSLACFALFAFLETSITALRLFKLKELANSTGRYKALFETLEKNPHRILITILVASNLANVTTAALSSQLMERIANYFAFPESVGFAIGIALTTLIILIAELIPKNIAKAHGEKMLSSTLWITNSLYYILYPFVTLISHVSQAVVRSVGETENHDHSEALATEKEIQFLIDYINEKGLMERHKTSMLKSIFELGTTQIHEIMVPETSIIYISTHTTFQEARELFSKYQFSRLPVYEGDSENVIGILHQKDFFLLLSKGEIKPLSEIVRPIMFVPESAKVLSVLKEFKDQRMHMAMAINEFGGIAGLVTLEDVIEEIVGEISDEYELIQEKIKPLNSGGWLVDARIELEELNAVLNITIETQRSLTLGGFLTEQLQHLPKKGERIAYKDYLFQIHQATAKMVTQVLIFKEGKIPDSIELD